CCTCAGTTGAGACGACAGTTCCTGATTACCATCTGGCGCTTTGCGAAGGACTGAAAGGATTGAGGATCGGTATTCCAGGGGAGTATTTTTCACAGGGGCTTGATCCGGAGGTGGAAAAAACCGTGCGTGCCGGGATTGAAGCCTTGAAGGAAGCCGGCGCTGAAACAGTTGATGTTTCCCTTCCCCATACCGAATACGGGGTTGCAGCGTATTATATAATCGCTTCGGCTGAGGCCAGTTCGAATCTGGCCCGCTTTGACGGTGTGCGGTACGGATTCAGGGATCAGGGGCCTGACGAGCTTATGGAGATGTACAGGAAAACCCGTTCCAGGGGATTCGGCGACGAGGTGAAACGCAGGATTATCATCGGCACCTACGCCCTTTCATCAGGGTATTACGATGCTTACTATAAAAAAGCCTCCCAGGTCCGCACCTTGATTGTTGAAGATTATAAAAAGGCGTTTGAGGCATGTGATGTGCTTGTTTCCCCGGTTTCCCCCATTCCCGCCTGGCGACTGGGCGAGAAGCTTGACGATCCGTTGAGCATGTATCTGGCGGATATCCTGACTATCCCGACCAATCTTGCCGGGATTCCCGGGATGTCGGTGCCCTGCGGATTCAATCGGGCTGGCCTGCCCATCGGCATGCAGCTGCAGGCGGCGCATTTTGAAGAGGAAAAATTATTTCGAGCCGCGTATAATCTTGAAAAACAAATGAATATTTCCGGGATGAAACCCGCAATATAGAAAGGACCACCAGTGAAAATCAAAATTGCTGAAAACATACAAAATCTCATACCCTATCCTCCTGGAAAACCCCTTGAGGAGCTTGAAAGAGAGCTTGGAATTACCGGGTCCATCAAGCTCGCCTCCAACGAAAATGCCCTGGGCCCTTCACCAAAGGCGGTTGCCGCAATCTCTGCGGCGCTCCAGAAACTGCATCTCTATCCTGACGGCAGCAGTCATTATCTGACCCAGCGACTTGCTGAAAAACTCGGGGTCAGACCTGAGCAGATCGTTTTCGGCAACGGTTCCAATGAAATCATCGGTCTGCTGCTGACCACCTTCATGGCCCGCGGCGAAGAGGTGGTAACCAGCCATCCGACCTTTCTGGTGTACCAGAAAAAGGTCCAGGCCAGAGGCGGGGTCAATAAGGTTGTACCTTTGAAGGATATGAAGCACGATCTGGACGGCATGCTTGCGGCGGTGACCGACAAGACCCGGGTGATTTTTCTTGATAACCCGAATAACCCCACCGGCACGGTTTTTACCAAAGAGGAGTTCGATGGTTTTCTCCGGCAGGTTCCGGACGGAATAATCGTTGTGCTTGATGAAGCGTATGTCGATTTCGTCGATCCCGCGGTTCGACTTGACTCCAGGCAATATCTGGGCGGCGACAAACCTTTTGTGGCGTTAAGAACTTTTTCCAAGGCTTATGGATTGGCGGGCCTGCGCGTTGGGTACGGAATCATGCAGGCGGAAATCGCCGACTACCTGCACCGGGTGCGTCAGCCGTTTAATATCAATCTGCTCGCCCAGATCGGCGCCCTTGCGGCCATTGACGACGATGATCATTATCAGAAAACTATTCAGATGACCGCCGACGGCATGGCCTGGCTTTTTGGGGAGCTTGAAAAACTTGGTTGCCGGACTTTTCATTCCGAAACCAATTTTTTTCTCGTTGAGGTTGGCAAAGGGAAAGATATCTACGAGAGATTGCTGAAAAAAGGTGTGATCGTCCGCCCCATGGATGCTTACGGGTATCCCGATTATATCCGTATTACCGTAGGTCTTCCCGTAGAAAATCAGCGATTCATAAAGGAACTTGCCGTGATTCTCAAAGAGAGGTAACTATTCAACAGCACCCCATGACGGAGTCGCGCTACGCTTGCTTACCTGCGCACGATCAGGCCGTCTCGCATACCGATGTATATGGCCGGCCTGCTCGAAGTCTGCGCTTATCTGTACACATCTGAAGCATTGCTGGATAGTTACGATTTGGTGGTTATAATTATTTTTGGGCATCTACTGAATTGTTCCAAAGAGAGGAATAAAGATGGTTGAAGAATGCAGAGGACCGATGATAACCATTGACGGTCCTTCCGGGGCAGGGAAAAGTACGATAAGCCGGATGCTTGCATCCAGACTTGGGTACACGTATCTTGATACCGGCGCCATGTACAGGGCGGTGGGGCTCAAGATCAACCGTTTGGGGATTGACCTTGCCGACACCCGGGCAATGGAGGAGATGTTTGAAAATCTCGATTTGTCCCTTGCTCCCGGTGGGGTTCACACTAAGGTCCTTCTTGGGCAGGAGGATGTCTCCGAGGCGATCAGGACTCCGGAAATGGGCATGGTTGCGTCACGGGTTTCAGCGGAGAAGATTGTCCGGGAAAAACTCACCGAACTGCAGCGGCAAATCGGCGGCCGGGGCTGTGTTGTTGCCGAAGGCAGAGATATGGGAACGGTTGTCTTCCCCGGGGCGGCGTGTAAATTTTATCTGGACGCAACTCCGGAGGAACGGGCGGGAAGAAGACAGGACCAACTTCGGGAAATGGGTCAGGATGTCTCTTTTGATGAGATACTGGCACAGATAATAAAGCGCGATCATGATGACAGCGCGCGGGCGCTTGCACCATTGAAGCCGGCAGATGATGCAATAATCGTTGATTCTTCGAATATGAATGCAGACGAAGTCGTTGCTTTCATGCTAGAATATGTTCAAAATGCAAAACAGGAAATTCATTCCCGATAACCTTGGCAGGGAGAGAGTGATATGGCTGAAGAAGATAGAGGTTTGAAGCGACGGCATCTGATATTTTATCTTGAAGTGTATGATGAAAATACAAATGAACTTCTCGGACATGTCGTGGATCTCACGACCCGCGGCATCAAGCTGGTCAGTAAATTGCCCATTCCGGTGGGCAGTGTCCACAAGTTGCGCATGGAGCTGCCGGAAGGGTATTTTGAAGAAAAAACCCTGCATTTTGAAGCGAAATGCCTCTGGTCGACAAATGATGTCAATCCGGATTTTTTTGATGCCGGATTTGAATTGACAAAAGGACTTGACAGGATGACCCGCGACATCCTTCTGGGTCTGATTGACCAACTCGGGTTTAACGACTAGTACATGGCGCATGTAGAGCATCCTGCTTTTGTCCGGTATTTACTGAAGCCTGATTCATACCCTCATCCTGTCTCCGAAGTCAGGCTGGTCCAAACCCATATTTCCTTTGTCTTTCTGGCAGGGGAATATGTCTACAAATTCAAGAAACCAGTTGATTACGGCTTTCTCGATTTTTCCAACCTGGAAAAACGTAAATTTTTCTGTGAGCAGGAACTCAGGCTCAACAGGCGATTATGCCCGACCATCTATCTGGATGTGATGTCGGTCAGTGAACAAAACAATGAATTATCGATAAACGGCCCGGGCAGGATTATTGAATACGGCGTGAAAATGCGACGTATGCCGGAACAGGGAATGCTCGGAAATATCATTAAGTCGGGCGGACTGACAAAAAAAATAATCGACGATATTATTAAAATTCTGGTGCCGTTTTATGCCGGGGCCGTCTCAACTGAGACCCATTTCGGTGGCCGCGAAAAAGTGCGGGAAAAAGTGCTCGGCAATCTTGATGGGGTGCGACCTTTTATCGGCGAGGCCATGGATAAAAAACAGTTTGTTGAGATTTTTTCCTTTTGTGAGGATTTTCTTGTGGAGGAAGGGTTGTTTGATTCGCGTATTGCTGCGGGAAGGGTACGGGAGTGTCACGGGGATTTGTATTCAGCGAATATTTGTGTTGCTGACCAGGTTTACATTTTTGATTGTATCGAATTTAATCCGATGTTTCGCAACTGCGATGTGGCAAGTGATATAGCCTTTCTTGCCATGGACCTTGATTTTTACGGGTTAAACGGGTTGTCGGATTATTTCGTGGAGCGTTTTGTGTCCGAGTCCGGTGACCCCGGGCTTTTGCAGATGCTCAGTTTTTATAAATGTTACAGGGCCTCTGTTCGTGGCAAGATCGGCCTGCTTACCGCCCATGAACCGGAAGTGGACAGGGAGATCAGGGATCAATCCCTGATTATGGCTGGAAAATATTTTGACCTTGCCTGCCGCTATGCAGCAGAATAATCAATCCATTCTCTATATTTTCTTCGGACTCATTGCCAGCGGCAAAAGCATTCTTGCCAAAGCCTGGGCAGATGTTCATGAAATCCCCTGTTACAACTCCGATATCATCAGAAAGGAACTTGCCGGAATCATGCCGGCTGATCGCTCCGGAGATTCGCTTGATCATGGTATTTATTCAAAGGAATATTCCGAGCGCACTTACGACGCATTGTTGCAAAAGGCTGAAGTGCACCTGAACTGCAATGAAGCCGTTGTGCTTGATGCGACCTATGCATCCAGAGAAAAGCGAATGAAGGCCCGTGATCTTGCAGCACGATATTCGGTGCCGATGGTCTTTGTGCTCTGCCAATGTTCCGAAGCTGAGACCAGAAGGCGTCTTGAGAAACGCGCCAAGGATCCGCAGGCCGTATCCGATGGCAACTGGGAAACCTATCAGACCATGAAACAGCGGTTCGAGCCGCCTGATGAATTGTCTCAGGCTGAGTGTATTTTCATGTCGACGGAAGCGGCCCCGGAAGAGCTGGTTGATATTCTGCAGGAAAAGCTTAAAAAATCCGTTGTCGATGAATGAGTTACGAGCTATGTTGAAAAGCTCTTTTTGATGAAAGTTAATTATTACTCAGAGAATTATGGAGATAAATAACCAATGAAGGCTTTGATCTGCGGTTCCTTTGCATATGACACCATCATGGTGTTTCAGGATAAATTCAAAAATCATATTCTGCCGGATAAAGTGCATATCCTGAATGTCAGTTTCATGGTCCCGGAAATGCGCCGTGAGTTCGGTGGCTGCGCCGGAAATATCGCTTACAATCTTAATCTTCTTGGCGGTAAAGCGTTGCCCATGGGAACGGTGGGAGATGATTTCGGTCCGTATGCCCAGTGGATGGATAAGTACGGGGTCAACAGAGAATATGTCACCGAGATTGAGGGCACTTATACTGCCCAGGCCTTTG
This Pseudomonadota bacterium DNA region includes the following protein-coding sequences:
- a CDS encoding ATP-binding protein, yielding MPAAMQQNNQSILYIFFGLIASGKSILAKAWADVHEIPCYNSDIIRKELAGIMPADRSGDSLDHGIYSKEYSERTYDALLQKAEVHLNCNEAVVLDATYASREKRMKARDLAARYSVPMVFVLCQCSEAETRRRLEKRAKDPQAVSDGNWETYQTMKQRFEPPDELSQAECIFMSTEAAPEELVDILQEKLKKSVVDE
- a CDS encoding PilZ domain-containing protein is translated as MAEEDRGLKRRHLIFYLEVYDENTNELLGHVVDLTTRGIKLVSKLPIPVGSVHKLRMELPEGYFEEKTLHFEAKCLWSTNDVNPDFFDAGFELTKGLDRMTRDILLGLIDQLGFND
- the gatA gene encoding Asp-tRNA(Asn)/Glu-tRNA(Gln) amidotransferase subunit GatA encodes the protein MELYGKSISELSGLLRSREVKAVEVVQSVIDRIDQVEKNVGAYITLDQENAMRQAEGADDLLAHGGGGALCGIPVSVKDVLCTKGLKTTCGSKILESFVPPYDATVVKKLKEAGAIIMGKASMDEFAMGSSNENCAYGTPKNPWNLEHVCGGSSGGSAASVAARECIASIGSDTGGSIRQPASFCGVVGMKPTYGRVSRFGLIAYASSLDQLGPFAGSVSDCATMMNVICGYDNNDSTSVETTVPDYHLALCEGLKGLRIGIPGEYFSQGLDPEVEKTVRAGIEALKEAGAETVDVSLPHTEYGVAAYYIIASAEASSNLARFDGVRYGFRDQGPDELMEMYRKTRSRGFGDEVKRRIIIGTYALSSGYYDAYYKKASQVRTLIVEDYKKAFEACDVLVSPVSPIPAWRLGEKLDDPLSMYLADILTIPTNLAGIPGMSVPCGFNRAGLPIGMQLQAAHFEEEKLFRAAYNLEKQMNISGMKPAI
- the cmk gene encoding (d)CMP kinase, with translation MVEECRGPMITIDGPSGAGKSTISRMLASRLGYTYLDTGAMYRAVGLKINRLGIDLADTRAMEEMFENLDLSLAPGGVHTKVLLGQEDVSEAIRTPEMGMVASRVSAEKIVREKLTELQRQIGGRGCVVAEGRDMGTVVFPGAACKFYLDATPEERAGRRQDQLREMGQDVSFDEILAQIIKRDHDDSARALAPLKPADDAIIVDSSNMNADEVVAFMLEYVQNAKQEIHSR
- a CDS encoding histidinol-phosphate transaminase, translated to MKIKIAENIQNLIPYPPGKPLEELERELGITGSIKLASNENALGPSPKAVAAISAALQKLHLYPDGSSHYLTQRLAEKLGVRPEQIVFGNGSNEIIGLLLTTFMARGEEVVTSHPTFLVYQKKVQARGGVNKVVPLKDMKHDLDGMLAAVTDKTRVIFLDNPNNPTGTVFTKEEFDGFLRQVPDGIIVVLDEAYVDFVDPAVRLDSRQYLGGDKPFVALRTFSKAYGLAGLRVGYGIMQAEIADYLHRVRQPFNINLLAQIGALAAIDDDDHYQKTIQMTADGMAWLFGELEKLGCRTFHSETNFFLVEVGKGKDIYERLLKKGVIVRPMDAYGYPDYIRITVGLPVENQRFIKELAVILKER